The Geothrix oryzae DNA window AGGGCTACCGGGTCTATCTGGAGCAGGGCGGCAAGATGATGGTCACCTTGGCGGGGGCCATGAGCACCGCCGAGCTGGGTCTCTCCTTCGCCGAGATGATCCGCCAGGACAAGGTGCACCTCATCGTCTGCACGGGCGCCAACCTGGAAGAGGACATCTTCAACCTGGTGGCCCACGACTTCTATGAGCGCGTGCCCCACTACCGCGACCTCACGCCTCAGGACGAGGCGGACCTCCTGGGCCGCCACATGAACCGCGTGACCGACACCTGCATCCCCGAGATGGAGGCCATGCGCCGCATGGAGAAGGCCATGCTGGATGTGTGGACCAGGGCCGACCAGGCCGGCGAGCGCTATTTCCCCCACGAGTTCTTCCAGCAGGTGCTGAAGTCCGGCGTGCTGAAGCCCTCGTACCAGGTCGATCCCAAGCACTCCTGGATGCTGGCGGCCCTCGAGAAGAATGTCCCCATCGTGGTGCCGGGCTGGGAGGACAGCACGCTGGGCAACATGTACGCCGCCGCCGTCATCCGCGGCGAAGTGAAGAATGTCCACACTGTGCGCACCGGCATCGAGTACATGACCTGGCTGGCCAAGCACTACCAGGAGGTCACGAAGACCTCGACCCTGGGCATGTTCCAGATCGGCGGCGGCATCGCCGGCGACTTCCCCATCTGCGTGGTGCCCATGCTCCACCAGGACCTGGAACTGACCGAAGTCCCGCTCTGGGGCTACTTCTGCCAGATCAGCGACTCGACCACCAGCTACGGCTCGTATTCGGGCGCCGTGCCCAACGAGAAGATCACCTGGGGCAAGCTGGGCGTGGACACGCCGAAGTTCATCGTGGAAAGCGACGCCACCATCGTGGCCCCGCTGATCTTCGCCTACCTGCTCGGCTGGTAAATCCACTCTCTTTCAGAGATCCCAAACCAATAAACGCGCCCCATCGCGCCCCTTCACGGGGACCACGCGATGGGGCGTTTCGCCGGGCACCTCGAAGCTGTGGCTGATGAAGCGGCCACCGGGCCGCATCTCGCGGCGTACCTTGGCCCAGAGGGCGGGCATGGGGACCGGGGAGAGGAAGGCGTAGGCCACATCGATGGTGGCGAGGTCCGTGCGCCAGAGGCTGCCCAGGCGGATGCGGGCATTCCGGCGGGGCAGGCAGCGCAGCCAGGCCACGAGCCAGGTGAAGGGCGACGCCTCCACGCCGAGGAAGGTCGCCTCGGGTCGCAGCCGGGCGAGGTGCGCGACCGGGCCGCCGAAGCCACAGCCCAGGTCCGCGAAGCACAGGCCCGGCCGATCCGGCACCAGGCTTTCCAGCTTCTCCCAGGCATCCTGGCTGGCGTGGTAGAGGGGCACGCGGCTGAGCAATCCCCCCCCGAAGACCAGGGCCAGGACGAGGAAGAGCGCCAAGTAGATCCAGGCCGGGATGGCCACTCCCCACAGCGCCCGGACGAGGAAGGGCAGGATGGCCTGCATGAGGATCCAACGGGGGGGGAGCGCCAGCCACCGGGAGAGGAAGACCGCCAGCACCGCCTGCAGCAGCACCCAGATCAGGGGCGGGAACCGCAGCCCCAGCCGCACCAGCGTCACCAGCACCGCGAAGCCCAGGGCCTGGGCCAGCAGGGCCCGGAGAACCGGAGGCCAGGAGCGGATGGACATCCCCTTATCCTAGACCGATGCTCCTTGGCCGCTTCGCCCCCTCGCCCACCGGCGTCCTCCACCTGGGGAACCTGCGCACGGCGCTGGCCTCCTGGCTCTCGGCGCGTGCGACGGGGGGGCGGTGGCTCCTCCGCATGGAGGATGTGGACGGTCCCCGCTGCCGCCGCGATCTGGGCGAGGCGCAGCTGAGGGACCTGGCGGCCCTGGGCCTGACTTCCGATGAACCCGTGGCCTGGCAATCGGATCGCAGCGCCGTTTACCGCGAGGCCCTGGAGAGGCTGCACGGGGCCGGGAGCCTGTATCCCTGCGCCTGCACGCGGAAGGACCTGCAGTTGCTGGCCTCGGCGCCGCACTCGGAGGATGGCCTGCGCCCCTATCCGGGCCGCTGCCGGGGCCGGAGCTGGGAGGGGTTCGACCGCGCCCTGAGGGTGCGGCTGCCCGAAGGGCCCGTGGCCTGGGAGGATCGGCTGACCGGGCCCCAGGTGGACGACCCCGCGGCCCTCACGGGCGACCCACTGCTGTTCCGGAGGGACGGCTGCTTCGCCTACCACCTGGCGGTGGTGGTGGATGATGGTGCCCAGGGGGTGACCGAGGTCGTGCGAGGGGCCGACCTGAGATCGGTGACGGCCACCCAGATCCGGCTGCAGGAGGCCCTGGGCCTTCCTCGTCCGGCCTACGCCCACCTCGGCTTGGTGATGGCCCCGGACGGGAGCCGTCTGGGCAAGCGGGCCGGAGCGCTGGGCGTCGGGGCGCTTGGGGCGCGGGGGATCTCCCCCGAGGAGATGCTGGGCTGGCTCGGCTGGAGCCTGGGCTGCCTGGACCAGCCCGAGGCCTGTCGCGCCGAGGATCTCGTCCAGGGCTTCGACTGGGCCCGCGTGCCGGCGGGCGAGATCCGGGTGCCCGGAGCCTGGACCTGACCTACCGGGCTGCCTCCATCCGCTTCAGCTCGGTCCAGAGCCAGTCCCGGGCGAGTACCGTGCGACCGTCCTTGAGCCTCATCTCATAGGGCTTCCCGCTCACGGAGCTCCCGCTGGCGCAGTACCGGATGAACTCCGGGGCCGTCTTCACCCGGCTGCCGGCGTTTCTCCACTTCAGGCGCAGGTGCTCGGCCGCGGCCTTTGGGGTGTGCTCGGTCCCGTTGCGGATGAAGACCGCGCCCTCCAGGTTCGCCACGGCCTGGATCAGGGCCTCGATCGTCTGGGTCTCGATGGCAGGGGGGGCAGTGGGGGCGGGCGCCACCACGAGGGCGGGGAGGAGGAGCATGCCCCCAGCATCCCAGGGAAGCCGATAAACACGAAGGACCCGGCTCTGCGGGTCCTTTGTCCAACACGGTTGGTTTGTTAAGCCAGGTTGTTCACCTTCTCGGCATCCCCTGCGGGAATGCGCGAGACCGGCAAAACAAAAGGACCCGGCTCTGCGGGTCCTTTGTCCAACATGGTTGGTTTGTTAAGCCAGGTTGTTCACCTTGGCGGCCAGGCGGGACTTGGTCCGGTCGGCGGCGTTCTTGTGCATGACGCCCTTGCGGCAGGCCTTGTCCACCAGACCCTGGGTCAGGGGCAGCTGCTTGGCCGCTTCGGTCTTGTTGCCCTCGGCCACGACGGCCAGGAACTTCTTGACGGCGGTCTTCAGCGTGGAACGGTTGCTGCGGTTGCGGAGGCGGGCCTCGGCATCGCGGCGGGCCTTCTTGGCGGCGGACTTGTGATTGGCCATGGGTCGGATCTCCAGCTTCCGGGGCAGTCCCCCTCGCAGGGGCTTGGGGAAGCGCGAAAGACCATCCTATCGCAAACGGCCCTTAGGTCAAGGGCAAAAGGCCGGCCCCAGGGGGACATTGCCCCTTCCGAAGTGGCCCTCCCCACGGCATCCTAATCGGAGGCGAATGGCCTCCCGGGAAGGATGGGGTCATGTCGCAGCAGAAACTGGAGTCCGTCGTGGATCTGGCGGCGAAGGCGAAAGCCTTGCGGCGGGATGTGCTGCTGCAGGTCTACCGGGCCCAGAGCGGCCATCCGGGCGGGAGCCTGAGCTGGATCGACATCGGCGTCGCGCTTTACTACCACGAGATGACCGTGTTTCCAGGGGATCCGGCCAACCCGGCCCGGGACCGCTTCGTGCTCTCCAAGGGCCACGCCTGCCCCGCCCAGTACGCCATCCTCGCCGACCAGGGCTTCTTCCCCAAGGCCTGGCTGGAGACCTTCCGGCAGTACCCCACGAAGCTCCAGGGCCACGCCGAGAACCACTACACCCCGGGTGTGGAGGTCACCACCGGCAGCCTGGGCCAGGGCCTCCCCCAGGCCGTGGGCATCGCCATCGGCCTGAAGGTCCAGAAGTCCGACCGGCGCGTCTACTGCGTGGTGGGGGATGGCGAGAGCCAGGAGGGCGTGATCTGGGAGGCGGCCATGTCGGCGCCCCACCACAAGCTGGACAACCTGTGCGTCTTCCACGACCTCAACGGCCTGCAGATCGACGGTGATGTGAAGAAGGTCATGAACATCAACCCGGTGCCCGACAAGTGGCGCGCGTTCGGGTGGGCCGTGAAGGAGATCGACGGGCACGATTTCACGCAGATCCTGGAGGCTCTGGCCTGGGCGCGCACGGTGAAGGGTCAGCCAGCGATGATCTGCGCCCGCACCGTGAAGGGTAAGGGCGTGAGCTTCATGGAGAACCAGGCCGGCTGGCACGGCGTGGCCCCCAAGCAGGACGACTACGAGAAGGCCCTGGCCGAACTCGCCGACTGACCCCCGATCTCTGAAGACTGAAGACCGAAAACAAGAGGACTGACCAGGATGGACGCTTTGCGACGCACTTTTGAACAGCAGCTGGGGGCGGCCCTGCCCGGCGTGGACATCACGCTGGAACGGCCGAAGTCCGGCGAGCTGGGCGACCTGGCCTTTCCCTGCTTCCGCGCCGCCAAGCAGCTGGGGAAGAACCCCGTGCAGCTGTCGCAGGAACTGGCTGCCTCCATCGCCATCGAGGGCGCCTCACTGGTGGCCGCGGGCCCGTACCTCAACCTCAAGCTGGCCCCCGGCGTGCGCGCTCAGACGGTGCTGGGCGCCATCCTCACCCCTCCCGCGAACCGGCCTTTTGGTTCGCGGCCCCCCCACGGCAAGAAGGTGATCGTCGAGTACAGCTCGCCGAACATCGCCAAACTCTTCACCATCGGCCATCTGCGCTCCACCATGATCGGCCATGCCCTCGCCCAGACCCATCAGTTCCTGGGCTACGAGGTGATCCGCCTCAACCACCTGGGCGACTGGGGCACGCAGTTCGGCACGCTGCTGGCTGCCTACACCCGCTGGGCCCAGGAGGGGAACGCCGCGCTGGAAGCGGACTTCGACTGGGCCGAGCCGGCCCCGGAGAGGCGCCGCACGCCCCTGTTCCGGCTCTTCCAGCTGTATGTCCGCTTCCATGCGGAGGAAGAGAACGACCCGGCCATGCGCGACGAGGCGCGGGCCTGGTTCAAGCGCCTGGAGGCCGGGGATGCCGAAGCCCGACGGCTGTGGAGCTGGTTCCGCGAGATATCCCTAAAGGAGTTCCAGCGCATCTACGACCGGCTGGGCGTGCGCTTCGACACCCTGGAGCAGGGCGAGGCCTTCTACGAGGACCAGCTCGAGCCCACGATGAAGCGCCTCATGGAGGCTGGCCTGCTGGTGGAGGGCGACAAGGGGGCTCGCATCATCAACCTGGAGGATGTGGGCATCACCACGCCCTGCCTGGTCCAGAAGGGGGACGGCACGAGCATCTACGCCACCCGCGACCTGGCCGCCGCCCTCTACCGCAAGGAGGCCTACGGTTTCGACCGCTGCCTCTATGTGGTGGGCACGGATCAGGTGCTCCACTTCCAGCAGATCTTCGCCGTGCTCGACAAGCTGGATCCCTGGTTCAAGGGCCGGATGCTCCACAC harbors:
- a CDS encoding deoxyhypusine synthase family protein, translating into MSPSTPMLGPVGSYVKHHFRHFNAAALVDAAEGYRVYLEQGGKMMVTLAGAMSTAELGLSFAEMIRQDKVHLIVCTGANLEEDIFNLVAHDFYERVPHYRDLTPQDEADLLGRHMNRVTDTCIPEMEAMRRMEKAMLDVWTRADQAGERYFPHEFFQQVLKSGVLKPSYQVDPKHSWMLAALEKNVPIVVPGWEDSTLGNMYAAAVIRGEVKNVHTVRTGIEYMTWLAKHYQEVTKTSTLGMFQIGGGIAGDFPICVVPMLHQDLELTEVPLWGYFCQISDSTTSYGSYSGAVPNEKITWGKLGVDTPKFIVESDATIVAPLIFAYLLGW
- a CDS encoding class I SAM-dependent methyltransferase; protein product: MSIRSWPPVLRALLAQALGFAVLVTLVRLGLRFPPLIWVLLQAVLAVFLSRWLALPPRWILMQAILPFLVRALWGVAIPAWIYLALFLVLALVFGGGLLSRVPLYHASQDAWEKLESLVPDRPGLCFADLGCGFGGPVAHLARLRPEATFLGVEASPFTWLVAWLRCLPRRNARIRLGSLWRTDLATIDVAYAFLSPVPMPALWAKVRREMRPGGRFISHSFEVPGETPHRVVPVKGRDGARLLVWDL
- the gluQRS gene encoding tRNA glutamyl-Q(34) synthetase GluQRS — translated: MLLGRFAPSPTGVLHLGNLRTALASWLSARATGGRWLLRMEDVDGPRCRRDLGEAQLRDLAALGLTSDEPVAWQSDRSAVYREALERLHGAGSLYPCACTRKDLQLLASAPHSEDGLRPYPGRCRGRSWEGFDRALRVRLPEGPVAWEDRLTGPQVDDPAALTGDPLLFRRDGCFAYHLAVVVDDGAQGVTEVVRGADLRSVTATQIRLQEALGLPRPAYAHLGLVMAPDGSRLGKRAGALGVGALGARGISPEEMLGWLGWSLGCLDQPEACRAEDLVQGFDWARVPAGEIRVPGAWT
- a CDS encoding DUF5329 domain-containing protein; translation: MLLLPALVVAPAPTAPPAIETQTIEALIQAVANLEGAVFIRNGTEHTPKAAAEHLRLKWRNAGSRVKTAPEFIRYCASGSSVSGKPYEMRLKDGRTVLARDWLWTELKRMEAAR
- the rpsT gene encoding 30S ribosomal protein S20; this encodes MANHKSAAKKARRDAEARLRNRSNRSTLKTAVKKFLAVVAEGNKTEAAKQLPLTQGLVDKACRKGVMHKNAADRTKSRLAAKVNNLA
- a CDS encoding transketolase, with protein sequence MESVVDLAAKAKALRRDVLLQVYRAQSGHPGGSLSWIDIGVALYYHEMTVFPGDPANPARDRFVLSKGHACPAQYAILADQGFFPKAWLETFRQYPTKLQGHAENHYTPGVEVTTGSLGQGLPQAVGIAIGLKVQKSDRRVYCVVGDGESQEGVIWEAAMSAPHHKLDNLCVFHDLNGLQIDGDVKKVMNINPVPDKWRAFGWAVKEIDGHDFTQILEALAWARTVKGQPAMICARTVKGKGVSFMENQAGWHGVAPKQDDYEKALAELAD
- the argS gene encoding arginine--tRNA ligase, translating into MRRTFEQQLGAALPGVDITLERPKSGELGDLAFPCFRAAKQLGKNPVQLSQELAASIAIEGASLVAAGPYLNLKLAPGVRAQTVLGAILTPPANRPFGSRPPHGKKVIVEYSSPNIAKLFTIGHLRSTMIGHALAQTHQFLGYEVIRLNHLGDWGTQFGTLLAAYTRWAQEGNAALEADFDWAEPAPERRRTPLFRLFQLYVRFHAEEENDPAMRDEARAWFKRLEAGDAEARRLWSWFREISLKEFQRIYDRLGVRFDTLEQGEAFYEDQLEPTMKRLMEAGLLVEGDKGARIINLEDVGITTPCLVQKGDGTSIYATRDLAAALYRKEAYGFDRCLYVVGTDQVLHFQQIFAVLDKLDPWFKGRMLHTPFGMIKLPEGKMSTRKGNVIFLEDVLDEARERVAAIIEEKNPDLKDKAEVSEMLGMGAVVFFDAMNDRVKPITFTWDRVIALDGDTGPYVQYAHARILSVLRKAGGDWAMKAQVHSAHGPFLSYPDAQLPSPLSGLDAPEAQSLLFELAGLPGAVAAVADGCMATPLARQLVAVARSFSGFYTNCPILAPENAPEVREARLALCVATARALRQGLFLMGIQAPDEM